One Glycine max cultivar Williams 82 chromosome 6, Glycine_max_v4.0, whole genome shotgun sequence DNA segment encodes these proteins:
- the LOC100500647 gene encoding uncharacterized protein LOC100500647, translating into MYRFAGFDPFERSPYFGPFFDLGQFERFRRIFHHSTYRVLLGHKERKIMSTLFVEENKYKQRVWIRGSRPEEEEIFQFTMAQKVGGCWDGYWLTESLLHDTDTFAGGLAY; encoded by the exons ATGTACAGGTTTGCTGGATTTGATCCCTTTGAAAGGTCTCCCTATTTTGGCCCTTTCTTTGATTTGGGTCAG TTTGAAAGGTTTAGGCGCATTTTTCACCATTCTACTTATCGAGTCTTACTAGGTCACAAGGAGAGAAAGATCATGAGCACTTTGTTTGTCGAGGAG AACAAATACAAGCAGCGGGTTTGGATTCGTGGAAGTCGACCGGAGGAAGAGGAGATATTTCAATTTACAATGGCTCAG AAGGTTGGTGGATGCTGGGATGGTTACTGGTTAACAGAGTCTCTGCTTCACGATACTGATACATTTGCTGGTGGATTAGCATATTAA
- the LOC100500647 gene encoding uncharacterized protein isoform X1 — protein MSFGSSLLSHSHTLQFLSNRNRTSRFKATAEVPDFLSADWFESRKKRPFGPRLDFSAEDAVHYQLEALKYNDQPRPDYGIEVMYRFAGFDPFERSPYFGPFFDLGQFERFRRIFHHSTYRVLLGHKERKIMSTLFVEENKYKQRVWIRGSRPEEEEIFQFTMAQKVGGCWDGYWLTESLLHDTDTFAGGLAY, from the exons ATGTCGTTTGGGTCCTCTCTGTTGTCTCATTCGCATACCCTTCAATTCTTGTCCAACAGAAACAGAACCTCCCGCTTCAAAGCCACCGCCGAAGTTCCCGATTTCCTCTCTGCAGATTG GTTTGAATCTCGCAAGAAAAGACCCTTTGGCCCACGATTAGAT TTTAGTGCAGAAGATGCGGTGCATTACCAGCTTGAAGCCTTGAAGTATAATGACCAGCCCCGTCCAGATTATGGAATCGAGGTTATGTACAGGTTTGCTGGATTTGATCCCTTTGAAAGGTCTCCCTATTTTGGCCCTTTCTTTGATTTGGGTCAG TTTGAAAGGTTTAGGCGCATTTTTCACCATTCTACTTATCGAGTCTTACTAGGTCACAAGGAGAGAAAGATCATGAGCACTTTGTTTGTCGAGGAG AACAAATACAAGCAGCGGGTTTGGATTCGTGGAAGTCGACCGGAGGAAGAGGAGATATTTCAATTTACAATGGCTCAG AAGGTTGGTGGATGCTGGGATGGTTACTGGTTAACAGAGTCTCTGCTTCACGATACTGATACATTTGCTGGTGGATTAGCATATTAA